The Flavobacterium commune genome contains a region encoding:
- a CDS encoding glycoside hydrolase family 43 protein, giving the protein MKYHLISLYFIVLISTLTYCQKRGSWGDQGNGTYINPIINADYSDPDVIRVGNKYYMICSEFHYMGMTIQESEDMVNWKIIGQIYNRLDFPAYDAFKRYAGGSWAPAIRFHDNKFWVYFCTINEGLFMTSANNPEGPWSPLLLVKNIEKWEDPCPFWDDDGQAYLGHSVHGAGPIIIHKMSADGTKLLDEGKTVYTGPVAEGTKIYKRNNYYYLSIPEGGVSEGWQTILRSKNIYGPYEKRVVLEKGSTPINGPHQGAIVDNPNGEWWFYHFQSAGALGRVLHLQPMFWHDDWPVIGIDIDRNGIGEPVSVWKKPNIKGNFPIIAPQSDDEFNTPHLGFQWQWNHNPINSNWSLKDKKGYLVLKAKKASNIMEAHNTLTQKVMGNTGEVTVQMDVSNMISGQKAGLSSMSKIYNSVGVKNHKGKLYLFFEGKDKKYEEFMISNKTIYLKLKLDFIQQKNHFFYSTDNKNFKAIGPDFNAEFGYWKGSRVALFSYNELNDGGSAAFNFFHYNYDGPK; this is encoded by the coding sequence ATGAAATACCATCTAATTTCTTTATATTTTATTGTACTTATTTCAACACTAACCTATTGTCAAAAAAGAGGTTCTTGGGGAGATCAGGGAAATGGAACTTATATTAATCCCATTATAAATGCTGATTATTCCGACCCGGATGTGATTCGGGTTGGAAATAAATATTACATGATTTGCTCTGAATTTCATTATATGGGAATGACTATTCAGGAATCAGAGGATATGGTTAATTGGAAAATTATTGGCCAAATATACAATCGCCTAGATTTTCCTGCTTACGATGCTTTTAAAAGATACGCTGGAGGCAGTTGGGCTCCGGCAATTCGTTTTCACGATAATAAATTCTGGGTTTATTTTTGCACTATCAATGAAGGATTATTTATGACCAGTGCCAATAATCCCGAAGGTCCGTGGTCTCCACTTCTACTAGTAAAAAACATTGAAAAATGGGAAGATCCTTGTCCTTTTTGGGATGATGATGGTCAGGCGTATCTTGGGCATAGTGTACATGGTGCCGGCCCCATCATTATTCATAAAATGAGTGCTGACGGAACAAAATTATTGGATGAAGGCAAAACTGTTTATACGGGTCCTGTAGCCGAAGGAACAAAAATCTACAAACGCAATAATTATTATTATCTAAGTATTCCGGAAGGTGGAGTTTCCGAAGGATGGCAAACTATTTTACGTTCAAAAAACATTTATGGCCCTTATGAAAAAAGAGTCGTTTTAGAAAAAGGAAGCACTCCCATTAATGGTCCACACCAAGGAGCAATTGTCGACAATCCAAATGGTGAATGGTGGTTTTATCATTTTCAATCAGCAGGTGCTTTAGGTCGTGTATTACATTTACAGCCTATGTTTTGGCATGACGACTGGCCAGTTATTGGAATTGATATTGATCGAAATGGTATTGGCGAACCTGTCTCTGTATGGAAAAAACCGAATATAAAAGGTAACTTTCCAATAATTGCTCCACAATCGGATGATGAATTTAATACTCCACACTTAGGCTTTCAATGGCAATGGAATCATAATCCAATAAATTCAAATTGGTCTTTAAAAGATAAAAAAGGATACTTGGTATTAAAAGCTAAAAAAGCATCAAATATCATGGAAGCTCACAATACTTTGACTCAAAAAGTAATGGGAAATACTGGAGAAGTTACGGTTCAAATGGATGTTAGCAATATGATTTCAGGACAAAAAGCGGGTTTAAGCAGTATGTCTAAAATTTACAATTCTGTTGGAGTTAAAAATCATAAAGGAAAATTATATCTGTTTTTTGAAGGAAAAGACAAAAAGTACGAAGAATTTATGATTTCCAATAAAACGATTTACTTAAAATTGAAATTAGACTTTATACAGCAAAAAAATCATTTCTTTTATAGTACGGATAATAAAAATTTCAAAGCGATTGGACCTGATTTTAATGCCGAATTTGGTTATTGGAAAGGCAGTCGGGTAGCATTATTTAGTTATAATGAATTAAATGATGGAGGTTCTGCAGCATTTAATTTTTTTCATTACAATTATGACGGCCCTAAATAA
- a CDS encoding DUF2795 domain-containing protein has product MYWTLELASYLSDAPWPANKDELIDYAIRAGAPLEVVENLQSIEDEGEIYESMEEIWPDYPTDEDYLWNEDEY; this is encoded by the coding sequence ATGTATTGGACATTAGAATTAGCATCCTATCTTAGTGATGCACCGTGGCCTGCTAACAAAGACGAACTTATTGATTACGCTATACGTGCAGGAGCTCCATTAGAAGTAGTAGAGAACCTACAATCTATTGAAGATGAAGGCGAGATATATGAGTCAATGGAAGAAATTTGGCCGGATTACCCTACTGACGAAGATTATCTTTGGAATGAGGATGAATATTAA
- a CDS encoding ABC transporter ATP-binding protein — MSKPLIKITNIKRNFVLGNEIVYVLKGINLEINKGEYVALMGPSGSGKSTLMNLLGCLDTPTSGTYILNGKDVSKMRDDELAEIRNKEIGFVFQTFNLLPRTTALDNVALPMIYAGYPKPERNKRAVEVLQQVNLADRMDHQPNQLSGGQRQRVAVARALVNKPSIILADEPTGNLDSKTSIEIMNLFNDIHANGNTVILVTHEEEIAAYAHRVIRLRDGLIESDTSK; from the coding sequence ATGTCAAAACCATTAATCAAAATAACTAATATTAAACGAAATTTTGTGTTGGGAAACGAAATTGTTTATGTTTTAAAAGGAATTAATTTAGAAATCAACAAAGGCGAATATGTAGCACTCATGGGACCCTCAGGTTCCGGAAAATCAACTTTGATGAACCTTTTAGGCTGTTTGGACACTCCTACTTCGGGAACTTATATCTTAAACGGAAAAGATGTCAGCAAAATGAGAGATGACGAACTGGCCGAAATTCGCAATAAAGAAATAGGTTTTGTTTTCCAGACATTCAACTTATTGCCCCGAACCACTGCCTTAGACAATGTAGCATTACCTATGATTTATGCCGGATATCCAAAACCGGAACGTAATAAAAGAGCTGTTGAAGTTTTGCAACAAGTCAATCTGGCCGACAGAATGGATCATCAACCCAACCAACTTTCAGGAGGACAACGCCAGCGTGTAGCGGTGGCTCGTGCCTTGGTCAACAAACCATCTATCATCCTTGCCGATGAACCAACAGGAAATCTCGACTCTAAAACTTCTATCGAAATCATGAATCTTTTTAACGATATTCATGCCAATGGAAATACCGTAATCTTAGTCACACACGAAGAAGAAATTGCTGCCTATGCACACCGGGTTATTCGTTTGCGAGACGGCTTGATTGAGAGCGACACCTCTAAATAA
- a CDS encoding cob(I)yrinic acid a,c-diamide adenosyltransferase — MKIYTKTGDKGTTSLFGGTRVPKDDIRIESYGTVDELNSYIGLIRDQDINSHYKETLIEIQDRLFTVGAILATPEDKAVLKNGKARLQNLGIIEADIELLEKEIDAMEMELPQMTHFVLPGGHPTVSHCHIARCICRRAERLTVHLSHNETVPEIVISYLNRLSDYLFVLARKLTLDLNAEEVKWIPRK, encoded by the coding sequence ATGAAAATATATACTAAAACAGGAGACAAAGGAACAACCTCACTTTTTGGAGGAACCCGAGTTCCTAAAGATGATATCCGAATAGAAAGCTATGGAACGGTGGACGAATTGAATTCTTATATCGGGTTAATTCGGGATCAGGACATCAATTCGCATTACAAAGAAACTCTGATTGAAATTCAGGATCGCCTGTTTACTGTGGGAGCTATTTTGGCAACACCGGAAGACAAAGCAGTTTTAAAAAACGGCAAAGCCCGATTGCAAAACTTAGGAATTATTGAAGCTGATATCGAATTATTAGAAAAAGAAATTGATGCTATGGAAATGGAGTTGCCTCAAATGACGCATTTTGTTTTACCAGGCGGACATCCTACTGTGTCACATTGTCATATTGCACGCTGTATTTGTCGCCGTGCCGAACGATTGACAGTACATTTAAGTCATAACGAAACTGTTCCTGAAATAGTAATCAGCTATTTAAACCGACTTTCTGACTACCTTTTTGTCTTGGCACGAAAGTTGACCCTTGATTTGAACGCTGAGGAAGTAAAATGGATACCGAGGAAATAA
- a CDS encoding O-methyltransferase, with amino-acid sequence MFFQIKAYLKFLWHSKNEHAVHSPFVFSLITKCFYDKKPKADYAILDQYRNTLLANKNTIEVTDFGVGSKVFVSNIRPINQIAKTAGISRKRAELLYRITNYFQPENILEIGTSLGLATSALALGSRSLGTKAAITTLEGCPNTMAIAKNQLQSLNTSNVKCVTTEFKDYLQICNLKSMIYDLIYFDGNHSKTATLDYFELLLPTITNDTVWIFDDIHWSAEMEEAWEIIKKHPKVTVTIDTFQWGLVFFRREQPKEHFIIRV; translated from the coding sequence ATGTTTTTCCAAATTAAAGCGTATCTCAAATTCCTTTGGCATTCTAAAAACGAACATGCGGTGCACTCCCCTTTTGTTTTCAGTTTGATTACCAAATGTTTTTATGATAAAAAACCAAAAGCCGATTATGCTATTTTAGACCAATATCGAAATACACTTTTAGCAAATAAAAACACGATTGAAGTAACCGATTTTGGTGTTGGTTCTAAAGTTTTCGTATCCAATATCCGTCCCATTAATCAAATTGCAAAAACAGCAGGAATTTCCAGAAAACGTGCCGAATTATTATATCGTATCACTAACTATTTCCAGCCGGAAAATATTCTGGAAATAGGCACATCATTAGGATTAGCCACTTCTGCCCTGGCTTTAGGATCCCGAAGCCTCGGGACAAAAGCTGCCATCACAACATTAGAAGGTTGTCCAAATACAATGGCTATTGCAAAAAATCAATTGCAATCATTAAACACCTCTAATGTAAAATGTGTCACAACTGAATTTAAAGATTACCTGCAAATTTGCAATCTGAAATCTATGATCTATGATCTAATTTACTTCGACGGCAATCACTCTAAAACAGCTACTTTAGATTATTTCGAACTTTTATTACCCACAATTACTAACGATACGGTTTGGATTTTTGACGACATTCATTGGTCAGCCGAAATGGAAGAAGCCTGGGAAATCATTAAAAAACATCCAAAAGTTACGGTAACCATTGACACTTTTCAGTGGGGATTAGTATTCTTTAGAAGAGAACAACCTAAGGAACATTTTATTATTCGTGTATAA
- a CDS encoding 3-keto-disaccharide hydrolase produces MNPIYRFLFIILFVFTQNSNAQKRIALFNQKDLKGWYAFGEEKGKQTNAADLFSVENNMIRMYGPKAGYLMSEQSFRNFELTVEYRWNTDANFVKKNNSKNSGVMYLVPAETPDILWPKGIQFQIKEGATGDFVFLQEVTLNINGTKTTPGKSVVSKRFADAEKAIGEWNTLVVISKNGKITQKLNGKLVNQGIESTVTEGRILLQYEGFPIDFRKVNIKKHK; encoded by the coding sequence ATGAATCCTATTTATCGTTTCCTTTTTATCATCCTATTTGTATTTACACAAAACAGTAATGCTCAAAAACGCATTGCTCTTTTTAATCAAAAAGATTTAAAAGGCTGGTATGCTTTTGGCGAAGAAAAAGGCAAACAAACCAATGCTGCTGATCTTTTTTCGGTAGAAAATAATATGATTCGAATGTACGGCCCAAAAGCAGGCTACCTAATGTCGGAACAATCGTTTCGTAATTTTGAACTAACAGTTGAATACCGATGGAATACCGATGCTAATTTTGTCAAAAAAAACAACAGCAAAAATAGCGGTGTAATGTACCTTGTTCCTGCCGAAACTCCTGATATTTTATGGCCAAAAGGAATCCAGTTCCAAATAAAAGAAGGAGCAACCGGAGATTTTGTTTTTCTTCAGGAAGTTACTTTAAACATTAACGGAACTAAAACTACTCCAGGAAAAAGTGTCGTTTCTAAACGTTTTGCAGATGCCGAAAAAGCTATTGGAGAATGGAACACCTTAGTTGTTATTTCGAAAAATGGAAAAATCACTCAGAAACTAAACGGAAAACTAGTGAACCAAGGTATCGAATCTACGGTTACCGAAGGTAGGATTCTATTGCAATATGAAGGTTTCCCGATTGATTTTAGAAAAGTAAACATTAAAAAACATAAATAA
- a CDS encoding cupin domain-containing protein, with product MEVIKNNEGFEAVNSNPSLMRKVVHLDHLMVTIIEFLNGPMEVPDPPHKHVHEQITYVAAGSLKFFIEDREYLLQEGDVFKVASNLNHSIQTLTEYVKLVDSFTPLREDFI from the coding sequence ATGGAAGTAATAAAAAACAATGAAGGTTTTGAAGCAGTAAATTCAAATCCGTCCTTAATGCGAAAAGTGGTTCATTTGGATCATTTAATGGTAACAATCATTGAATTCCTGAACGGGCCAATGGAAGTTCCTGATCCACCGCACAAACATGTTCACGAACAAATTACTTATGTGGCTGCGGGTTCATTGAAGTTTTTTATCGAAGACAGAGAATATCTTTTACAGGAAGGAGATGTTTTCAAAGTAGCATCAAATTTGAATCACAGCATCCAAACCTTAACGGAATATGTAAAATTGGTAGACAGCTTTACTCCGCTTCGAGAAGATTTTATTTAG
- a CDS encoding glycoside hydrolase family 28 protein — MKKNSISLLFLLSFIFIYAQSKKPIYNARDFGAKGDGITNDQAAIQKAIDACKKTGGTVLLEKGVFLTGQLLLVNDLTLKIDTSATILGIKSDNEKDYPHHLIDTKYPNRMLEDCQRRLIYGNKVKNVTITGGGTINGQGDFEPWMHVKEIGTEKDRPSIMAFVGCNNITVSNITLVKPACWTQVYIESENIIIQKIKVNTGQLTPNRDGIDIVDCHKVLIEDSYIESEDDGICFKSGSEYGCKDIIVRRCILDKLNVKAGNCFKLGTDGLGSFMNFDVSELTLKNAYQNSAFCIESMDGAVIDNLNFRDCQISNCGQAFFILLADRKRTVPDRKTRIGTISNIYFKNITGTNFTQQYPSIITGIKGHNIQNVTFENLNFELKGGIQTTNQTVMEYDGKYPEGSYFGNTNAFGFFVRHADAITFANCKITVKSEDKRPWLIQEDTKNVLIK; from the coding sequence ATGAAAAAAAACAGTATATCACTTTTATTTTTACTCTCTTTTATATTCATTTATGCACAAAGCAAAAAACCAATATATAATGCACGTGATTTTGGTGCCAAAGGAGATGGAATAACAAATGATCAAGCTGCCATCCAAAAAGCCATAGATGCCTGCAAAAAAACAGGAGGTACAGTACTTTTAGAAAAAGGTGTCTTTTTAACTGGACAACTGCTATTGGTAAACGATTTAACCTTAAAAATTGATACTTCAGCCACTATTTTAGGAATAAAATCAGATAATGAAAAAGATTATCCACATCATCTTATTGACACAAAATACCCTAACAGAATGCTCGAAGATTGCCAAAGAAGATTAATTTATGGGAACAAAGTAAAAAATGTAACCATCACTGGAGGCGGAACAATTAACGGACAAGGTGATTTTGAGCCCTGGATGCATGTAAAAGAAATAGGTACCGAAAAAGATCGTCCTTCTATCATGGCATTTGTAGGTTGTAACAACATTACCGTATCTAACATAACTCTTGTAAAACCTGCTTGCTGGACTCAGGTTTACATTGAATCGGAAAATATTATTATTCAAAAAATAAAAGTAAACACAGGGCAACTTACACCCAATCGTGATGGTATAGACATTGTTGATTGTCATAAAGTACTTATTGAAGACAGCTATATTGAATCCGAAGATGATGGTATTTGTTTTAAAAGCGGTAGCGAATACGGCTGTAAAGATATCATTGTAAGACGATGTATCTTAGACAAACTAAACGTAAAAGCTGGAAATTGCTTTAAATTAGGTACCGATGGTTTAGGAAGTTTTATGAATTTTGATGTTTCTGAACTTACACTGAAAAACGCCTATCAAAATTCAGCTTTCTGTATAGAATCCATGGATGGAGCGGTAATTGATAATTTAAATTTTCGCGATTGCCAAATTTCGAATTGCGGACAGGCCTTTTTTATCCTGTTAGCCGATAGAAAAAGAACCGTTCCTGATAGAAAAACCCGTATTGGAACCATTTCAAATATTTATTTTAAAAATATAACTGGAACTAATTTCACCCAACAATATCCTTCGATAATTACAGGAATCAAAGGACATAACATCCAGAATGTAACTTTTGAAAATCTAAATTTCGAATTGAAAGGAGGAATTCAAACAACCAATCAAACTGTTATGGAATACGATGGTAAATATCCAGAAGGCAGTTATTTTGGGAATACAAATGCGTTTGGCTTTTTTGTGAGACATGCCGATGCTATTACTTTTGCAAATTGTAAAATAACTGTAAAATCAGAAGATAAAAGACCTTGGTTAATTCAGGAAGACACTAAAAATGTTCTTATTAAATAG